acatcAACCACCCGCTCGTCTCCTTCGAGATggtcgagatcgaggagactctcaaggccgagaaggaggccaacgAGACGACCTCCTGGGCCGACCTGTGGGCCACGCCCGGCAACCGCCACCGTCTCTGGATCTGCGTTTCCCTCGGCATCTTTGCGCAGTGGTCAGGTGAGAACGCCTTTGATGCAGACGTGCTTTTTGTTTTTATAACCTTTACCCACGAGAGATACTGACCGACTTAATCCACCAATAGGCAACGGCGTCGTCAGTTACTACCtggccatcatcctcgagTCCGTCGGCATCACATCCGTCACCGACCAGACGCTCATCTCGGCCTGCCTTCAGATCTGGAACCTCATCTGGTctgtggccgccgccgtctgcgTCGACAAGGTCGGCCGCAAGGCGCTCTTCATGACCAGCGGCATCATCATGCTGGTCTCCTACATTATCGTCACCGGCCTGTCCGGCAGCTTCGACGCCACCAAGCACGGCCCGACCGGACTCGCCGTCGTTCCGTTCCTGTTCATGTacgtcccccctccccacccccgTCATCCCATATTGAAGCCCTGTGTTGGATAAGCTAACATGCCGTCTCTCAAGTTACTTCCTCGGCTACGATCTCGCCCTCACGCCGCTCGTCATCTCGTACCCGGTCGAGATCTGGCCCTACCAGCTACGCGCCCGCGGGCTTGCGACCTGCCAGATGgtctccctcgccgccatcttcttcaacacCTTCATCAACCCCATCGCGCTCGACGCCATCCAGTGGAAGTACtacttcgtcttcgtcgccatcctcgtcgcgaTGCTCTTCTCGGTCTGGTTCACGTACCCGGAGACGCGCGGCCGCACCCTCGAGACCATCGCCTGGCTTTTCGACAAGGAGCAGGCcaacgtcggcatcgtcttggccgaggaCAAGCTGGAGGGCACCGAGATGCACATTGAGGACTCGTCACCGGAAGAGTCTCACAATGAGAAGGGAGGCCGTTTGTAGTGATTGTTGCTGCACTGGGGCGTTGTCGGGACGAAAATGAGACAGCCTGCTTTACTGGTGAGGCATTGTCTTCCAGAACAGGACTCACGTCATATACGCCAGTTTCGAGCGATGCCAGACGATGAACGACTTACATGTATAATTATTTACGTTTATAATAATGAAGCTCACAGCGACTAGTTAACTTCTAAAGCAGGCTTGAGGAGCTCTTCATACATCCACTTCACATGCTGACTGCTGACTCTTCAAGAGACTACCGTCACGAAATGGACCGCAATACAACAAAGACGTTTCATCAAGCCCGTCGACAAGGTCGTCTCTCATGGGCCGCGAGTCCACGAGTCCACACGACTGATCAGTGGCTGGATGTGGTCAGCCGCACCACACGCCGTGGCTGTGCTTAAACTCTCATAAAGTTCCCCGTCGCCATTCGGGGTTTAGTACAAAGCGTATTAGCTCACCCGCCCCCCCCGAAAGCTGCACTGAGCTAACAGGTGACATGAGACAGAATGATGAGGAAGTGTTCTGCCCGTGGCGGCCAATGATCTCTTGCTACGCGGGTGCTTGACACCCATTGCTTGTACATATCCACTCGTCTGATCTGATGATCCTCCCAAATTAGCGTGAGACCCTTCTCATTCTTTCGACAAGCTTCGGGGCAGAGAAGCGGTCTGATCCCCCGCTGCATTCGAGCTTGTTCTTGGCTTCAGAGACACTGAACCGTGGAAGCTGTACAGCTGCGTCCCCCTCGACGTCATCACGAGCCAGTCCCTCgtccctcctcgtcaacgatCAATGGTGTGTCGAGAGCTGAAGCCGGGCGAGCAAAGGTGGCGGCGGTCCAACACAGCCTCCCCTCATTTTACTCAGCCGCATACGTTAGTCCAAGCAGACTTTCGGGGTTTGTGCTGATTCTGTCTGGTCTCTCACATGCGCGCGCCTCTGTTTAAAAACGGTTGACACCCGCCGATGGTCGTCGCACTCGTCATTCTCGTCATCTCTCTTCGTTTGTGACAACCCCTGTCGCGACGGCACATCTACCCTCAGCAGCTCGGAGGATAAATACCCACCCTACGATCCAAAACCGAAACCAGTCCCACGGCAACAAACCTGATCTCGAGTAACTAGCAATAACAGTCAGTACTCGACGCCAAGATGGCCGCGCCCGCAGTGCACCACCTCCCGCAGGCCGGCAACTCGGTCGGCATCTTCCCGCAGATGACGGCGCGGCAGAGCGAGACGCTCGTgctcaaggagaagatgctGTCCCTGACGGGCGACAGCTTCGACATCAAGCTCGCCAACGGGCAGCCTATCCTCCGCGTGCAGGGCAAGGCGCTGTCCATCTCGGGCCGCAAGTCCGTCTACGACATGGCGGGCAACCACTTGttcgacatcgtcaaggaGCACTTACACATTCACACGACCTTCGTGGCGCAGGACCCTCAAGGGAACAAGATCATGGAGGTCAAGAGCAGCTTTGCGCGTGAGTCTTGGCCTTCCCATCACAACAtggagagagatagagagagagagagagggcgagagaAACAGCGGAGCAGCGTGCTGACAACTAGCTTACACAGTCATCGGGTCCAAGGCGACGGCCACCTTCATATCCCCGCACTCGGGCAAAAGCGAGACCCTCGAGATGAAGGGCAACTGGCTGTCGACGCAGGCCGATATCGTCGATACGACGACGGGCCAGGTGCTGGGCCGGATCGACCGCAACATGCTGCGGGTGCGCGACTTTCTAGGAGGCAAACAGACGTACGCGCTGACGGTGGCGCCGGGCGTCGACATGGCCCTCATGTGCGCCCTGTGCATCTGTctggacgagaagaagaacgacCAGAAGGGTTAAGGGGCTCTTTGCCGGCCTGGTGCGTGTTGTTCGGGGGGATAGTgtttttttattctttttgGTTGATAGTCCATGATACCTGGCGCGAAATGAGAATGTGAATCTGTTGAATTTGGGTGTATCCAGTATTGTGGTATGCCTGGCAGCTCGTGGCTCAGAGGTCAGGGACTTGTGGATAGAACAACGTCGAGAATCCTGAACAGCAGCACAGGGTCACCGAATCAGGTTGGTTGCTCTTCTTTCTCCCCGCCTCTTGATTCGGCTCGAGAAGATTAGATGTAGACTTGAACAAGCACCTCACTgatgaaaaaaaaaaacccgcccaaaaaaaaaaaactgGGACAGCGACTAACACACGCGGGATGTGACCTGACACTGTTCCTTCGACTAGACGACGCTTACGACCTACCTGCTTGGCGCCTTCGAGGTCccctccgccggcgagggaggaggcatGGTACAGCATCACGGCGTCCAGGGCTCCCACCggccacctcgtcgtcgccgtcaacggtACGCTGATCCTCAATGTCTTGCACGCCTACCACCCCCGTgtccttgccggcggcggcggcggcggcacgccGTACGCGCGTGCCTCAACGGCCGAAATGCGAGAAGTTCATCTGGCTCGGCGATCTCTACGACACGGCCAGGCGTGAGCGTGGACGACAGGGCGCAAGTGGCAAAAGGTCGGCGACTGGCTTCTGCGGCAGATCAACCTATGGGACGGAGCTGCTCACCCGTCAGTACACAAAGTATCGAGTGATATCTAGAGCCTTGGTCAACTCACAGTTGGCGGTTCTCCCACTCGTCAATGGGTCTGCCCCGCCGACGCGTGTCCACGCGTTTCTCGAAATAGCCAAGACCAGCCAACACACCTAAAAATCGCCGGTTTTATTGTGGATTCGCGTCGTGTCCGGGCATCGCGTGCCTCCACTCTGCGAGAGGCCCATCGGTTGTGTAGTGTAGTGGTTATCACTGTAGGTTTCCTTCGAGCCTCTTCATTGCATTCATGTCATCACATACTGACTCCCTTCGAGCCGGATTTTGATCACTGTCAAACGTCTTCCGGCAACCCCGGTTCGAGCCCGGGCACGACCTTCAAATCGTTATTTTTTTAGCCTTTTGCGTTTCTAATAAACTTCCTGAATGTTCAAGATACATACACTATGCGAGATGATTTTACGTCGCAAACTcatctcactctctctccttgATGTGTGTGTTGCACCAAGTCTACTATCATGAGCccctcgagaagaagagccGGATCCCCGGGTGTCCAACGCCGGACAAAAGTCCCCCGCCGGCTACTTCCGGCAATATGTTCCGGCATCGGAGCTACTCGATCGGGCCTCCCGtgcctttgccttttccTCCATCTCCGATATCGTGTCACATGACGCCGTAATCAAGGCACCGGGGAAAGCAATCCAGCCCATCAACCCATACAAGTACACTCTCCGTGACCCCTCTCCACGTCCCAGCCCGCAATGTCCATCTCCGCACGCGTCTTCAAGAACGGCTTCATCCCCGCAGTCCGAACCCTTCCCCGCGCCACCAGCAAGACCGCCTCACCGTTCGGCCTCGGATACTACCGCAACATGGCCACCAGCGCAAAGGAGTTCCTGTGCATCCTGCCGGACAAGCCGGACACGCTCGCCCAGCGGCTGGAAGTTCGACCGTGAGTTGCAGCAAAATCTTGGGGGGACAGCCCCCCCCGGCGACAACCGAGGCCGAAGTGCCGTGATGGCTAACCCGCATGGAAGCACGCACTTGGCCAACGCCCAGGCTCAAGCGGGCAAAGGAAAGGTGGTTGTTGGCGGTGCGTGTCCCTGTTTCCCCACCTCCCCTTTGTGACAATGTGCTCTTGGTCCTgacgagaacggcggcaAAGGCGCCATGTTCGAGGAGCACCCCGCGGAGGGCACGACGCCCAGCTTCAAGGGCAGCGTCATCATCTACACGGTCCagaacgccgaggaggcctgGGAGCTTATCCGGAACGACATTTACGCTCAGAAGGGCGTGTGGGATCTCGACAAGGCCCAGGTGATCCCGGTAAGTCAACCAACCGCCCAGTCCCCGATTGACTCGTCGAGATGAGCCCGGACGAGACAAGACAGACGAGACTCTATGGGAGAAGCTGGCTGACGATGGCGTGTGACATATCAGTTCAAGTCGGCTGTGAGAGAGTCCTTGTAACTGTAACCTTGGAAGTGCTCATAATCAAACATTCGGCTTTTGACTACCTCATCCCATCATCCGTTTTTGGCCTTTCAACACGGACGCGGAGTAAAATAACTGAGTGAATCCCGATGTGTACAATGCCCATaaccatcatcatcatcgttatcatcatcgccatTCATCTGCTGATCATCACATCTCATCATCTGTgatccccgtccccgtcgacgGACTGTATCAGATCCTCCACGTCCAACCGCTCCGCCAGGTCCAACAGCGCCTGCGGCGACAGCCCGCCCATGCCGCTCGTGTCAAAGATGTCCCACCCAGCCTCCTCCATCTGGTCCAGGAACGACCCGTGCTCGTGTGACCCGTGATGTTGACCATGCTGCACATGCTGCTGCGCgtgctgctgatgatgctgctgctgctgctgctgctgcgccgtgctcggcggcggcgtcggcggctcctcgcccgccggcgTCAGCGCCGACATGATGTGCTCGAGCTGGCTGAGCTCCAGCCGGCGCAGCGGCGCCACGAGGCTGCCCTTGGCGATCATGCGGTCGAGGACGCACTTGATGTTGTCGCACCATGCGTCGTCCTGCAGCAGCGACGGGCTGATGACGCGGATGAGGTAGAGGAGgaaggccgacgagaaggcgtcctcgagctggaagggcaggaaggcctcgaggaggtcctcgtcgccgaggacgcggaggGTGCGGAGGACCGTCTGGGCCGAGTCGACGCACGACTGGAGGAGCGAGGCGACGGGGGGCGTCAGGCTGACGGTCTGGGAGTGCCGGTTGTCCGAGTGCTCGATGTGCATGTGGAGGGCGCACATGACGAGGGGTCTGGTGGTGAGGACGACGCACTGTTGAGGTCAGCGCTGCTGTGATAGGAtttgcgcgcgcgcgcgcgtgtgtgtgtgtgagggagagagaggtaaGTATGAacgagagtgagagtgagagtgagaatTAAATACATTTACTTACATGGTGATAAGACAGGATGAGCCGcaacgccatcctcgacgccctgctGACGGACCC
The DNA window shown above is from Colletotrichum destructivum chromosome 2, complete sequence and carries:
- a CDS encoding Putative major facilitator, sugar transporter, major facilitator superfamily, translated to MGVSAKQPTANEAKAVGQELASVLPNDGIRWWRKKHLLRLNFCIFSFMLFTSSNGFDGSIMNGFLALPQWREFMGNPTGAWLGLINAMYSLGAVVGYPLCAMLCNRWGRKLGLWLSVAFALAGTALQTAAPNVAAFIAARFLMGVSQGLSVGAPLLIAENAFPTHRGIASSIYNCGWYIGAIVAAWATFGTRNMEGDVSWQIPSGLMALLPLMTVPALIMMDESPRWLVSKDRADEARANLARTHCGGDINHPLVSFEMVEIEETLKAEKEANETTSWADLWATPGNRHRLWICVSLGIFAQWSGNGVVSYYLAIILESVGITSVTDQTLISACLQIWNLIWSVAAAVCVDKVGRKALFMTSGIIMLVSYIIVTGLSGSFDATKHGPTGLAVVPFLFIYFLGYDLALTPLVISYPVEIWPYQLRARGLATCQMVSLAAIFFNTFINPIALDAIQWKYYFVFVAILVAMLFSVWFTYPETRGRTLETIAWLFDKEQANVGIVLAEDKLEGTEMHIEDSSPEESHNEKGGRL
- a CDS encoding Putative tubby-like protein gives rise to the protein MAAPAVHHLPQAGNSVGIFPQMTARQSETLVLKEKMLSLTGDSFDIKLANGQPILRVQGKALSISGRKSVYDMAGNHLFDIVKEHLHIHTTFVAQDPQGNKIMEVKSSFALIGSKATATFISPHSGKSETLEMKGNWLSTQADIVDTTTGQVLGRIDRNMLRVRDFLGGKQTYALTVAPGVDMALMCALCICLDEKKNDQKG